In the Acanthochromis polyacanthus isolate Apoly-LR-REF ecotype Palm Island chromosome 20, KAUST_Apoly_ChrSc, whole genome shotgun sequence genome, caagatagAAGAGGACAAgcacaaactttttaaaaagataatggAGTTTTCATAGCTGTGAGCATGTCATAACCCTGCTTATATCAAACACAAAGTAGTTACTACTCATCAGAGAATATATCTGTATAGATAAAGTTATGGTTCTTGCTAGACGTACGAAAAGCAAAGTGCAATAATTTACTTACAGTTTAAAAAACCATTAAGTTTTAAGGCTTGATCAGTGAATGATTTCAAGTGCTGAGGAATACATAGCAGAGAGCCCTCTTCAGGGTAAGTCTGGAGATCCACGTAACGCTACACAGTTGAAGAATTTACCGCTATCTGATCTGAGTGTGAGACGGACGGAGCTAGTACAGGAGCGGCTTCTCCTTTAGAAGTATAGACGGTCGGATATGGCGCCCGGCAGATGTGTCATCACCTGCACTCTGATCCACCAGTGGGGCTCCATGGGGTGGTATCTTGTGTAGGGGCGCTTTGACATGATAGCGTCGGTGATGTCGTCCAGAACGGGGGCCATATCTCTCTGTCCGCTGTTGCAGTAGGAGCGCATCAGGGCCATGTGCTGCTCAAAGTGGGCTTTCCCGTAATCCTCCTTCACGTTGGAAGGCGCCTCGTTCCACAGCTTGTTGGCCGTGGTGGCCACAATGTCACGGGTCATGATGCCGGTGGCCACGATGAAGTTGCCCGGTTCGATTATGGACACTTTTACTCCCCAGGTCTTCATCTCGTAGCGAAGGCAGTCAGAAAAAGCTTCCACGCCGTATTTAGACACACAGTACGGTGATCGCATCGCATTTCCCATCCTCCCGTACATACTGGCCAGGTTCACAACGCGGCCTGCAGTCAAGAGATACAAAGGCAGGAAAAATACACTCAGGATTTTATAATAATGTCCAACAAACGCTCTGAGGATGTAAGTCTTTTAACAACTATTACAGTGGATAATGAAAGGATTACAGTTAAAAATTAGGCCTCTAGTGCAGAGTCCAGAGTTGAACTGTCTTTAGCAACATTCTTAACAAAATCCTGGTCAGGAACTTTGCTTAAATGAGCAAATACTTTAACAACACCACTGTTTCTTGCACCACACCGCTGTCCAGTCGGCTACTGTCTGGTAAGCTTGTTTACTGAAAAGTGCTGCgacatttgcatattttaactAGTAAATAATCAACTCATCTATTCACTTACTGTTTAACTTGAAACATTAATGAATGAGTTACCATTCACAGTCCAAACCACTGGTATCCTATCTTCTTTCTAATGTTGCATAAAAACAGCCGATAGCCAACTTATCATGACCGTAAAATACattctttttacatttacattcttGTTACTTCTTTACTTGTAACCATGTTCATATATGTTGGCTACAAATGTTCTCATAATGTCAAAAGTTTAATTTCACCTTATGGGGAGGGGCTTTTTCTGTCAATGTCAGGCTTTGTTTGCATTGTCAGCATTCTTTGTAGAAATCACAGGACACAACTTGTTGTTTGGCTGCAGTTTTCTTTCAGACCGGAATCCGAACAATGCTTATAATCCTCCACAGAGAAACTTGGGCAGAATTCAACCTTGTAGAATTCATGGTGTGTATCCCTCTCAGATTTTTGCACTTTGggattgtcattttggacattatgTAACTGAACCGTGTTTATATGTGACAGAGTGATAATATCTAATCTACAGTGTGATTCTTGTCTCACCTTTCGCCCTGCGGATTAACGGCAGAACGGCTTTGGTGACCCTGATGGTGCCCCACAGGTTGACCTCTGAAACCTGCTTGTAGGTGTCCATGGAGGTGAATTCCACTTCTCCAAACGTTGACACACCGGCGTTGTTCACCACAGCCCACAGACCTGAATCATGGACACGACACAGGTTCAGACAGAGTGAAGCCTGTGTCTCAGCTCTGATTCATTACAGAATCATTTACCCTTTTCTGAGTCCTCCAAGTTGTCC is a window encoding:
- the bdh1 gene encoding D-beta-hydroxybutyrate dehydrogenase, mitochondrial; translated protein: MAPLSVFRVALLVSFSVFLTVVLGFGLPALLNAAMRMLGLPETSVTECIVVLYVVFVLYVATPRIPRGLVEVKGKAVFITGCDSGFGNALAKHLHKLGFTVFAGCFLKDKGGEGAKELEEFHSDRMKVVQLDVCSEEQVNKAVEFIKDNLEDSEKGLWAVVNNAGVSTFGEVEFTSMDTYKQVSEVNLWGTIRVTKAVLPLIRRAKGRVVNLASMYGRMGNAMRSPYCVSKYGVEAFSDCLRYEMKTWGVKVSIIEPGNFIVATGIMTRDIVATTANKLWNEAPSNVKEDYGKAHFEQHMALMRSYCNSGQRDMAPVLDDITDAIMSKRPYTRYHPMEPHWWIRVQVMTHLPGAISDRLYF